One Phaseolus vulgaris cultivar G19833 chromosome 11, P. vulgaris v2.0, whole genome shotgun sequence genomic window carries:
- the LOC137806129 gene encoding uncharacterized protein: MDNAFDIWNDLKERFSQGDMICISDIQEMISSFKQGELTVTNYFTQLKILWDELDLFRPLSASSCASKCNTLVNVSKYKTQDQIIKFLRGLNDNYSTVRTQILLMDPLPSLNKVCSLVTQQERQIFGDQSKAMIATSKGGYKNNATTYGKGAGYGRGSNGRGYTSKICSHCGRTGHTIDTCYKKHGFPPHFKFKNQNHDQSHTNAVFQNTNFNNNEQNREGSKSEVESQHIGFTPEQYQTLLALLQQTKFNGNASNQVSIIPSNPSNQTGQNNYENDWNR; the protein is encoded by the coding sequence ATGGACAATGCCTTTGACATATGGAATGATTTAAAGGAAAGGTTCTCACAAGGAGACATGATTTGTATTTCTGATATCCAGGAGatgatttcttcttttaaacaaGGTGAGTTGACTGTTACAAACTATTTCACTCAGTTAAAAATTCTTTGGGATGAACTTGATCTTTTTCGCCCGCTATCCGCTTCTTCATGTGCCTCTAAATGCAATACTCTTGTGAATgtttctaaatataaaacacaagACCAGATTATCAAATTTCTAAGGGGGCTAAATGATAATTATTCGACTGTGAGAACTCAAATTCTATTGATGGACCCTTTGCCATCCTTGAATAAAGTTTGCTCTCTTGTTACACAACAAGAAAGGCAAATATTTGGTGATCAATCCAAGGCAATGATTGCTACTAGCAAAGGAGGTTATAAAAACAATGCTACAACCTATGGCAAAGGTGCTGGATACGGAAGAGGAAGCAATGGAAGAGGatatacttccaaaatttgtAGTCATTGTGGAAGGACAGGAcataccattgatacatgctataaaaagcatggctttccacctcatttcaagttcaaaaatcaaaatcatgatCAGAGTCATACTAATgcagtttttcagaatacaaatttcaataataatgagcagaatcgtgaaggttcaaagtcagaagtggagtctcaacatattggttttactcctgagcagtatcaaacattgttagctcttttacaacaAACCAAATTCAATGGCAATGCTTCTAATCAAGTCTCTATTATTCCCTCCAATCCCTCCAATCAAACag